A stretch of DNA from Diospyros lotus cultivar Yz01 chromosome 14, ASM1463336v1, whole genome shotgun sequence:
TAAAGAAATAAGGTGCAAACCTCAGAGTGGAGAAACATATCAGAAGGTGCCAGACTCCCCATAGAAGAAACAGCAGCAGCTTCCCTGTTTGTTCCAGTAACATCTGCTGGCTTTTCATCTACTTTATCCTTCATGCCAGGTCTTGCAGTTTCTGAGCTCTGTTTCTCGTTACCATTCAGGTTAACAGGGTTGATTTCCAAAGCTACTTTTTTcctgattttatatataatcattagaattgaaattttcaagaaatgaagGTTTTTTTGCAAATAATGATTGGTCAACTACCTTATTATGGTTATTCAAAGTAATCAAGCTTTACCTCTTAGAGTTATCATTGGCATGGTTAGAGCTCGATGCATCGGAAAATACTACCCCACGGAGGAGTTTTCCATCAATTATAGTCTCAATTGCATAACCAATAGGGAAGCTATTTGTGATCATGGCATGAAATGTCCTTTTCTGGGGAGTATGGTCTTCCCTCAAACTAGTATCAGGTATACCTGCATATGAATTTAACAGCTTATAAGATATGGAACTGACTTCAGCAAATATTGCCACAATTTTCTCAGAAGTTAGCAAATAGATAAAAGTTAAATGTCAACAACTACTTGGGATTCGACTATTGTTGATGCAACATTTGTAAATGGTAAGTATAGTAAAAGCTATACCAGAAACGTGCATTGTATCACTTTGTTTGCTTGAGCGAGATTAACTAGGAAACTAAGCCTTTTCTAGTCCTAGTCACTCATAAATAAAAAACCAGGTTTACATGCACAGTGTAAATGAACAAGAACAgactgaaaacagaaaaatcTTCCAGAGACCAACTACTTTCTTTGTTTGACAACTAGAGATAttctatttaaaaaacaaaacaattagGGTGATACTATATGCAGCAAATTACTAAAAACCTATATACTACAAAATGTGCACACACCTGAATTTGATTGATTATGAAGTTTAATAAAGAAGAACAACCTGGATAAGTACTATCATGTAAATCTCCATTAGTTCAAAAGTTAATCTATACTTTTACCTccaaaaaagagaaatattaaGACTTCAATGAGCAAACCATTTAGAGAATACTACCTTAATCTAGCCTATCACTTTTCAAGTGCTAGCTAGATTAAGTGGTCATGCTCATACCTCACAGATTAACAGcagaagaaaaaaggaattaCCATGGAAGCTTGATGTAATTGATTTCCAGTACTCCTTAGTGAAACAAATTTTTGGCAGTCTTTTAAACAACAAATAGCATAATTATCTTTTATGACATCTGGAACCTAGCTGCACTCAAGCTCAAACACCTTCTGTTTACTTGTCCTTATATCTCTAAATTAGTTCCCATTCAAAagaatagtttttttttctccaGATCTTTCAACAACTCTAATGCTATTGAAAAAAATGTATCAATTTAGTGCTACCACGCATCTTTGcattatttcatatttaatgttACAGGAAAAATTACTCCTAACAAGTTTACATAATCAGAAGCCAGTAAATTTGGACAATATTAGGGTAAAAAAGAGGAATCTAGCAAAGGTAGCTTTTAGAAATTAGCTCCATGGAGCTGAGATTAGTTCAGGCTTTCAGTGATATTGGGGAAGCATGGTTTAACCTTGTTCAAAGAATTCCTCACCATTGTTTGATTGAGCTTGAGCTTGTTTACGTGCAGATGGTTATGCTGATACACTACTTGAAATCATGGACAAAAGCTATTGCAAGATCCTAACAGATCCGAGGCATATGAAAGGGACCTTATCTTCAAATGACATTTGGTGGTAATGCTGTAGACTGTTGAGAATACAGAAGAAGCTGTACTTGTGCAGAATTCAGATAacatgttatatatttatatacacatatacatctatatatttcttctacACAAGCCTCCGAAAGGCTGCCCTTCCCCATTCTGCACTCTGGGATTTTGGAGACCACCCTGCCATATTTCTTTCCCAACAACAAGATAGACTTAAATCACATCAGCTGAAAGAGGAGCCACATCTACtatgtaatttatatatgcCTTCATGGTTATCAAAAATGGAGATTTATGGTAAATAAAAATGCATTGCCTCCCCAAAAAGAAAGTTTATCCATAACcaagatgaaagaagaagacTCTTGCAATGGGTGGCCAACTGAGCCAAGCTTAGTCTGCTTTATTCAATAGCCAAGCtggaatttaacttttgaagaATAAGCCTTAACCAAGTAGATACCATTTGCAGGCTAACAATATCTGAAGTTGTATTTTCAAACTTGATTGATTTCTTTAATTGTCGCCAAACACCTAGTTTATTTGCcatcctttgttttctttttttttatcaatctgATATCCTCATGTAATAGACTTGTACTAAACCCCAAGCACATACACACAATAGAATAAGATACCGATATTGCTAAAAGAAAATCTATACTTGGCATTGGCGTTGGCTGATAGCAATCAGCATTTGCAGGATTagcaaacaattttttttctttgcacTTGATCTTCAGCTGCTTCGTCAAGGATAACTTCCCCACATGTTGTTCATCTCGGTCATTTTCCCTTTCAGTTCCTATCATGAAATTTCATCAAATAAGCAAGTAGCTCTTGTTAGGCCCTAAAGATATTTAGAAtgtcttgaaaaataaatggcTAGTGTGAAgcatcaaaaaaatttaagcaCAAATAACTACACCTGTATGCAAGTAATACATGTCATCTAATGCATCAAGGTTCTTATTGCAGCCACCAAGAAAAACAAGAGCATCACTTTTTTCTGGATCCAAACTATCTCCAGCCACTGAAAATCTGGGTGAAGGCCTCTCACCTACAGTCATCACCTTGGTCCATACACCAGTATCTAACAAATATTCAACATAATTGAGCATGAATAAAAGCATATAATGATGGAAATTGAAACTAACAGCTCTATACTCTCTACTGATGAACTAGAACAAAATTTGGCAGTTAGAGACTTAATTCAACCAAGGATAGCAACATGGATGGTGACCAGGAATCTAAACACAAATTACCAACAATTTTGTGATTCTCAAGGACTAAAGTAAGAATATATGTACCAAATGGTTTATCCGAGTACCCCCTGTGCTGAACAAGCCAAACTCTACCTATTGTGTGCACGAATTGTCAAAAGGATGGGCAAAGCTACATAGTTCTAATGACCATTCATGATTCATTTGAGGTCATAATTTGCATAGGAGATCTCAGGTGTTGAAATATTTGCCTGAGGATTAGACATATGGTCACGGGAGAGGAAGGACAAAGAGAAGGTATTAGATTAAAGCTTCTAGAAGTCTGGTAGTTAGGGTTATAACTGTAACTACAGACGGTTACTGGAGTCCTTGTATATCCCACCCtttatagtttataaatagagggttcgggagtcttatttttcctctcaaGGTGTTTTTCATTCTGTCTTGTGAAAGAGTATGTTCTGTGTGTATGCGTCAGAGAAAAGTGGTATTACTTTGTAATCTCTAGGTAAGGCAGCTAGGTAATAGGGCTATGAGAGAAATCAATGCATGTAATCTTTGTTTTCAGTTTCAAGATAATGAAGAACGAGACCATttcagtctggatgtaggttctCCATCTAGAAgttctgaaccaggataaatctctTGTCTTGTGTGTGAGTGCTttgattttgtgttgttttcttGTATTCCTATTTATGTCTCATCCGTGAGTGAGGGATTGTATTTGTCTTGAGGGAGATTTTAGTGTGTGTCGGCGGGAATTGTTTCGACATCAGGGAACAAGATCATTATCGTATGAATCTTAATGCCATGACATGTCTTCCAACCCATAAACAAAAATTCTCcactttgttttttcttttggaaaACATAAAAGAGAACTCTTCTTCAAGGAAGGAAAATATATGGAGAATtgaatatacaaaaaaaaaaaatgaagagaagaagaagatatataaTCATTTGGCATACCAACATCAAGCATGTAAATGTCATTTTGTAGGGTTGAGTCAGAGAAGCCCCCAAAGACAAACAACTTCGTGCCCAAGGAAACAGTTGTATGCCCAGCTTGAGGTGGCAAGATTTCCCCCGAAGTGTTCAGCTTCCTCCACCCAAGAGTATCTATCGAAACAAAGCCACAACTAAAGACATCATAATAGCCCAAGTAGtcatttttagaaaatgaaatttataattttttttctattttggcaATCAACATCAGAGGATTCAAGAAATTCTATACCTGCATCAAGGATATGAACATCAGAGAAATAATGACCATATGAATCTTCCCCACCAATTACAATGATTTGGTTCTTCCAAGATGAACAAGTGTGGCTACTGCGCTTAGCTGGGGGAGTGCCTAATGTTACAGGCTTTATCCATGCATAAGTCTCTGCATAAGAGGAAGGTGAAAGTAATAAGTTAACCTTTTCCAGTTTTTTTCTGAATTAAAGTAGTTACTGAATTAGGGACAAGTGTCAATGATTGATAGAAATATATAAACCTCCAAACTTTAGGAAGAATTGAAACCTGTGCTTTAGCCATGACAGGCTTTACTTAAACAATACTTGTTAAAGCAAGAGTCCACACTAATGCATTACACAAATTTGTGTAATGCAATGCAACCCTCCAAAATTTAAGAAGAATCGAAACCTATACTTTAGCTATGACTAGGCTTTACTGCAACGATACTTGTTAAGTAGGAGCCCACGCTAATGCATTACATAGATATTGCATCATATATAAGTTAAACTTGAAGTCAAAAGATAAAACAGACATCCTTGTGAATCCAAATTCCAAGCATACAcgaaacaagaaaagaaatagaaaagcaaTCCAGCCAATATGCATACCTGTATCCAAAATATAGACATCACCATAGAACTCTTCATCAGAAGTATTTGAAGATTTGCCAGACCCACCAAATATGAAAACCCATTTGCCAATAAGGGCAGCACTATGGCTTTCCCTTGCCTCTGGCATCTCGCCTCTTACAATAGGCGAGCTCCATGTATTTGTAGCTATTCATTCATCAAACACCAGGAAGTATAGATCAGAGGACACAAACTAtaatagaagaaaagaagacaACGCAAAAATGAATATTACAGTTCTTAGTATGGTTAAGcaacaaaattaattgataaaattttacctGTTGGACAGCATTAGTTCAAGGGACATGTATGAATGAAAGATCAGCTGTTCAAATAGTGGGGCATTGTTTTCACATCCAGTCCCCATTAGGAAAACCAatggtgaaaaaaataaaataaaaagctGCGCAATCTGTAAGCgattgaaaagaaagaaagaataatgaTTTACTATCAACATGAATCCCTCATATAGCTTCTCTTCAGAGCCAACATATGTGTTTTCCAACAGTAAAATGACAGTGGACACTTAGTAAGGTAACAAGCAATATTGTTTGAAAGGTCAAAGATCTAGTTACAATTGGGATTTACCAACACTTACCCCTGCTTGCGATGAAGATGAAATACAAAGAGAGCTCGTTCCGGATCTAAACCAGACTATTTTAAAAGTTCTAGGATTAGTCCAGCAAAAAAGGGCAACCATGGCAACCCAATGCATGTTACAAAATAACTTAGTTGAATTCTTTAAAAATAGATGGAAAATGCAAAAAGGTGAACAGAAAGTGGCAACTCACATGTATCTAAAATTTGCAAATCGTTAAGTGGGTTTGTTCCATCTGTACCCCCAAACACAAACAGATTATCTCCAACTGCAGTACAGCTATGACTGTCCCTTGGCGCTGGTGGAGTGCCTTTTACTACAGGCTCACTCCATGTTCTTGTAGCTGCTTTCAATAATACATGGACAAAGAAACTTATACGAGTGTTAAAACAACCTCAGAATGACAATGTACAAACATCATTGCAAATATATGTGACAACTAATTAATAATCACTGAAAAATGCTAACCACCAATATAAAATGGAAGATgccaacaatgaagaaaacatAACCATACATGGAAGAAGGAATAAATGCCCCCTGAATTTATGCCCACCCCCACATCCCACCTCTCCCCATAGAAAGGAAGGGGAGGGAATACTAGTCCTTGTATATATGCTTGTTTTGTACATGATTTTTAATGTGACAGTTTTTCAAGTCTAACCATGACAACTGTTAGTAGCACATCATAGTTGACTTTTTCAACAGTTGAACAATACCTAAAGAATATTCTTTTTCTGTACATGAGTTATAATGCGACAAAGTTTCTGGAGTGCGACCACAACATCTGTTAGTGGCACATGATTCCAACTTTTTCAACAGCTGAACGCTGCCTAAAGATTTCAGTCTACTATCAATTTACCATTTTATCTACTCGTCTAATCAACTCACATTTCTCTAAGTCTGTTACCAATTAAAGTTACCACCATCTACATACTTTGATTAATTAGGGAATGAAAATTGAGggtgagccttggtagcaacaCTAAGTTTGCTCTTTTGGGACATGCAAGTTCTATTACGTGTTCAAATTGTAAAAACAACTTCTATGCAAAGAAAGGATAAGGCTGCATGCTGAAATGGCCCTCTCTCAACCTAACAAGAAACCTTGTTCTTTGAGAAGCCTTTTCAGGGAATCAAAATTGCCAAAACGGATAAAGGGGTGTTTTGTACAATCAAAAAAGGTTAATATATGGAAGATCGATTGATGTCAGTTACCTCTTTAGTGGGAAACATGCATGTGCAGCTACTCATGAATCATAACCACAGGAATCATACAATAGTCTGAAAATGTAAAATCTAATCTCGGCACAGGTAGTTGCAGTAGCCATTTTTGGGAATTCAGAGATAAAggaattacaattttttttcatttttgattaCAAGGTTAGATGCAACATTTCCAATTCTCTTACCGcaaactctttttctttttgtttattgaATCTTTTTCTATAATACTAGTCTACCTTATCtaggttaattaatttttaacatgCGTGCCGCCCTTGAGCAAATTCCTCTCTCTATGGCTGAGAACAGAAAACCCAACAAGAACAGCTCACAAATTTCACAAACCGTGTACAGCATAACTCCAGCATACAGCCTTATTTTTACCTTCACAGTAAAAATTTATCTGTATGAATCAAGCAAAaccgtgtatatatatatataaccataatctagcaaaaataaataaataaaatacaagtataagaacgagaaaacattaaaaaacaaaattgatctAAAAAATCATAGATTGAAGAAGTAGAAATTGCACTATAAGCGCAAGAATGTAAAAGAAACGGGTGATGGGGATGGCACCGGTGTGAAAGATGTGAAGTTGGTTGGTCTGGGAGCTGTCGTTGGTATGACCGCCAAAAACGTAGAGGAGACTTCCCCCTCGAATGGCGTTGCAGCTGTGTCCCCATCTCTTTCCGGGCCCAGGCGTCGGAGTCGGACCCTTTTCTTGGTTGCTCTGCAGCTTCTCCCACCTcatgattgattgattctcGAGAAAGTAAGATTTTCccagaaaagaaaagcaaagataGATGGATACATAGAGATGGATGGGGGGTTTCTGTTCCTTTGTTTGTTGTTCCCCCGAGATTTGATTTATGATATTGGGAATTgggtttttttcatttttgttagaTCGATAGAGTGCTTGGATTGTAACAAGAGATCAGATTTACAGTTCATGCAAACGATCATAAACAAGTGTCGCCACTCACTCTTCCAGTGAGGTGCGGACACAGAATGAACAGTGAATATTATTATATGGGAAAATCGTTTGAATCCCTTCCGGCGCACCCAAAGGGACACGTGGATCCGCTCAGTGGTGGGGACCACAATATTTCCTTTGCTGTCTAAAGTAAGTAAATgtacattttgtttttgaaatattttaaaaaacaatataCTTAtgactaattaataaaaatatttaaaaaccaAAAACATAAGATTACCTTTAGGATAATGGTTAATATTactcattaattaaatatcaaattaggctttatttttttcaatgtaaaatattttacattaaaaataatttttatataaaaaattcctTAAAATCATTTTTGCATCTtactttcaatatttttcatttgtgtggaaaataatcaaaacaatatattctatatattgcttgaaaaacatttttctttaaaaaatattgtggataaaaactttttttttcatcttattttacGTAAAATTTGTATGTAAgcaacatttttaaaattataaatgttgaCACTATTCTAGGTATACTGCATGGTTTttgtcaaaatatcaaaaacttcACTTTTGATCAAAGAACCAAAAGTGACTTATTAACAACTTGTTTAATTTCACTTTTGTTTTCAATTCTTTAGGAATGCGTTATAGACCTTGCGAGAACATAACTTATTTATTAAGTTCTTCAAGTGCAAGTTTTTATTAGATAATTAATGTTCTTAGATCATACTATATTCAAGAAAGGGATTATAGTAGACCTTAAGAAGATTGACGTAGTAGAGCAATAGGCCATTTCAATTGTAAGGACCCGTAAGTAGGTTTAAgttattttattgatatttttattttatgtgtgtTATAGTTTAGTATTATTGAAACAAATTAATGCGTTGTGAAAAGTctaaaatgaatgaaatttgTGGATATGGAAAAAGTCAAAAGGAAATGATGGAAAAGGCAAAACTAGATGGGTTCAATAGTCAAAATAGATTTGTGggagaaatttgaattgagTTACTgggtgtgcatgtgtgtgtatatatatatatctatatttatgttatattaatttcaattaaatggagatgatataaatatatgtggTGGTTGTATTAAGGTGAGGGCATAATGGGAATAGAGAAAAGCTGGGTTGGCTATAAATTGAGCAAGCTAATCCTAATTTCCTCCCTtatccttctttctcttcttctctctttcgttctttctttctttcttcattcctCAACTTTCTCCTTAAGTTGGAGCTTCAAAAGAGGATTTAAGTTGCTATTCCAACAGGTTGAACTCCGATTTTAGTGGTTTAGTTTGTGGTTTCCTTCATTTTCAGTAGAGCCATCTAAAtccatcaaaggcaagttctcttcctcttctccactTTTAAATGCAAGTTCatctttccttttctcctttTGGTAAGTTGTAACTCCTCTCTTAGTTCTAAAACTTGAGTTATGGGATCTAAATGAATATTTTGTGGGAAAactcctttttttttgggggggggggggggggggaggaggagGGGGGGAATTGTCCATGCATGAAGCCTATGTAAAAAGCTTTGTAAATCTTCCTTAGTTCTTGATGATTCTTGTTGAAACCTATTGGAATTACAAATAGGGTTTGTTTCAccctatatttttcaaataaatgatGTTTTCTTGGTTAGGATTAATAGTAATACAAGATTTGTTGATCTTGTGTGTATTTGTTTCAGTTCTATTTTTGTTCCTTGTTATTCTATCTTCGAAAAGTCGACTTTCATTGTTCAGGGGTCGACTTTAGTATGTAGGGAGTCGACTTTCCCAAGAAATGGTCGATTGTCCAGAAGTCAACTCTTGGCCAGGTCGACTTTGCATATCAAGCTCTCGGTCGGGTTGGCTAAAGCTATGAAGAAATCGACTTTCCATAGCTAAAAATTGACTTTCCACGTCAAGAGTTGACTTCTTGTCCCAGATATCTGGAAATTATTGTTATGCAGTTATTCTTTCTTGAGAAATGGTTTGAGTGGGAATATAtcctttttgttaatcatcataACACTACTAAAGGTTAATGGTACATATTGGCTCAATGGTCTTTGGAAATGGGCCTTCGTAGGATATGTAAACATGTGCAATTTACACATGATGTGGTGAATGGTATGTCCATGATGTTTGTATATAAGGATTAGTGCATTTATTATTTTGCGCAGCAACTATGTACTGCATGTGGGGAAAATGATATCCAAAACAAGCTCAGTGGGCATTTGGTTGACCGTGGAACCTTCGGTTCATAAAGTTCACTCTGTATAAAACTGAAGCATGGGTAGACAATGCTCCACAAGTTGATGATAAATGATATTGTTATTGCATTGATATCTGATATATTATGTGTTGGACAAGGGTCATGCATGGTATGAATAACTGAATAAGTACATAAATTTTATGGTTCTAAGAGGTATGAGGCATGGCATGGACAATACAATATGATGTGGAAAATGTCGGATATATAATGTGATGTGGAAAATGGCTTGATATGACATGATGAGGTAGTAAAGCATGATAAAGGTTTATGTAATTGTTACTGGTTGTCTATTTTACTTCATTTCCTATTGTTCATGTCATTGTTTCATAATGCCTTTCACTTGCTTTATATATTATTTGCTAAGCCTTGTGACTCACTTTGCTTCATTTGCGTCATTCCAAATAAAAGTAAGGCCAAGGAAAAGGTCGGGACGAGCGGAGCTTGAGTACCTTGGGGTTTAGGCATGTGCACAAAGCTCTCCCAACCAAAGATCCTTGGGGGGTCGTTTCAAGGGTACGAAGAAAAACTATCTTATTTTGTGTCTATAGTTCCATTGCTCCTctttattttggaaaatgtaCAAAAGGTTAGGTCCGGCGCATACTATATAGATGATGATGTAAGTGTTTATTTTAGCTCCTGTTGTTATTTGAGTAGGTTTGGGAATGTTATATTTTTCGGATTGTATCTATATCTATTTTGCAAGGACTTCGTCTTAGAACTCCTATGGTAGTAGGATTTTTGGGAGTGGGCCCtcacaatttggtatcagagcaaggttgGGATGAGATGAGACTTTATACACATTGTGATGTCGGGTAGAGTCAGGGCCATGTCTAGTAGTCTGGAGTGAAATTAAATGCGAATCGTGTTTTAAAGTGGTTGGATTGTGCAGAAAAATGAGTGCCCGTAGAGGGAGACTGCCAACCAGATGACGGGGTCAGGATGTTCCACCACCTACACCTGTTACTCCAGATGAGTCTATTGGAGATTTGTGCCAAGAGATAAATGAGCTACGGGGGACCCTGGTAGGTATTATAAGGGTGGCAGATATACTTACTGCCAATCAGATGGGGTAGGGTTAGATGCAGCATGAAGTTGGGGGTGATCCcaatgataataatgatggaCAAACTACGAATCCAGTA
This window harbors:
- the LOC127790679 gene encoding uncharacterized protein LOC127790679 isoform X4, with amino-acid sequence MRWEKLQSNQEKGPTPTPGPGKRWGHSCNAIRGGSLLYVFGGHTNDSSQTNQLHIFHTATRTWSEPVVKGTPPAPRDSHSCTAVGDNLFVFGGTDGTNPLNDLQILDTSTNTWSSPIVRGEMPEARESHSAALIGKWVFIFGGSGKSSNTSDEEFYGDVYILDTETYAWIKPVTLGTPPAKRSSHTCSSWKNQIIVIGGEDSYGHYFSDVHILDADTLGWRKLNTSGEILPPQAGHTTVSLGTKLFVFGGFSDSTLQNDIYMLDVDTGVWTKVMTVGERPSPRFSVAGDSLDPEKSDALVFLGGCNKNLDALDDMYYLHTGTERENDRDEQHVGKLSLTKQLKIKCKEKKLFANPANADCYQPTPMPSIPDTSLREDHTPQKRTFHAMITNSFPIGYAIETIIDGKLLRGVVFSDASSSNHANDNSKRKKVALEINPVNLNGNEKQSSETARPGMKDKVDEKPADVTGTNREAAAVSSMGSLAPSDMFLHSEQVPGNLSSSSTAGRENVEDKENGSSQVPERG
- the LOC127790679 gene encoding uncharacterized protein LOC127790679 isoform X5, giving the protein MRWEKLQSNQEKGPTPTPGPGKRWGHSCNAIRGGSLLYVFGGHTNDSSQTNQLHIFHTATRTWSEPVVKGTPPAPRDSHSCTAVGDNLFVFGGTDGTNPLNDLQILDTSTNTWSSPIVRGEMPEARESHSAALIGKWVFIFGGSGKSSNTSDEEFYGDVYILDTETYAWIKPVTLGTPPAKRSSHTCSSWKNQIIVIGGEDSYGHYFSDVHILDADTLGWRKLNTSGEILPPQAGHTTVSLGTKLFVFGGFSDSTLQNDIYMLDVDTGVWTKVMTVGERPSPRFSVAGDSLDPEKSDALVFLGGCNKNLDALDDMYYLHTGTERENDRDEQHVGKLSLTKQLKIKCKEKKLFANPANADCYQPTPMPSIPDTSLREDHTPQKRTFHAMITNSFPIGYAIETIIDGKLLRGVVFSDASSSNHANDNSKRKKVALEINPVNLNGNEKQSSETARPGMKDKVDEKPADVTGTNREAAAVSSMGSLAPSDMFLHSEVPGNLSSSSTAGRENVEDKENGSSQVPERG
- the LOC127790679 gene encoding tip elongation aberrant protein 1-like isoform X3; this translates as MRWEKLQSNQEKGPTPTPGPGKRWGHSCNAIRGGSLLYVFGGHTNDSSQTNQLHIFHTATRTWSEPVVKGTPPAPRDSHSCTAVGDNLFVFGGTDGTNPLNDLQILDTSTNTWSSPIVRGEMPEARESHSAALIGKWVFIFGGSGKSSNTSDEEFYGDVYILDTETYAWIKPVTLGTPPAKRSSHTCSSWKNQIIVIGGEDSYGHYFSDVHILDADTLGWRKLNTSGEILPPQAGHTTVSLGTKLFVFGGFSDSTLQNDIYMLDVDTGVWTKVMTVGERPSPRFSVAGDSLDPEKSDALVFLGGCNKNLDALDDMYYLHTGTERENDRDEQHVGKLSLTKQLKIKCKEKKLFANPANADCYQPTPMPSIPDTSLREDHTPQKRTFHAMITNSFPIGYAIETIIDGKLLRGVVFSDASSSNHANDNSKRKKVALEINPVNLNGNEKQSSETARPGMKDKVDEKPADVTGTNREAAAVSSMGSLAPSDMFLHSEQQVPGNLSSSSTAGRENVEDKENGSSQVPERG
- the LOC127790679 gene encoding uncharacterized protein LOC127790679 isoform X2, with the protein product MRWEKLQSNQEKGPTPTPGPGKRWGHSCNAIRGGSLLYVFGGHTNDSSQTNQLHIFHTATRTWSEPVVKGTPPAPRDSHSCTAVGDNLFVFGGTDGTNPLNDLQILDTSTNTWSSPIVRGEMPEARESHSAALIGKWVFIFGGSGKSSNTSDEEFYGDVYILDTETYAWIKPVTLGTPPAKRSSHTCSSWKNQIIVIGGEDSYGHYFSDVHILDADTLGWRKLNTSGEILPPQAGHTTVSLGTKLFVFGGFSDSTLQNDIYMLDVDTGVWTKVMTVGERPSPRFSVAGDSLDPEKSDALVFLGGCNKNLDALDDMYYLHTGTERENDRDEQHVGKLSLTKQLKIKCKEKKLFANPANADCYQPTPMPSIPDTSLREDHTPQKRTFHAMITNSFPIGYAIETIIDGKLLRGVVFSDASSSNHANDNSKRKKVALEINPVNLNGNEKQSSETARPGMKDKVDEKPADVTGTNREAAAVSSMGSLAPSDMFLHSEDRSSGKMIGSAEEKDGLYCLSITAGSWKLELFFNGRP
- the LOC127790679 gene encoding uncharacterized protein LOC127790679 isoform X1, with product MRWEKLQSNQEKGPTPTPGPGKRWGHSCNAIRGGSLLYVFGGHTNDSSQTNQLHIFHTATRTWSEPVVKGTPPAPRDSHSCTAVGDNLFVFGGTDGTNPLNDLQILDTSTNTWSSPIVRGEMPEARESHSAALIGKWVFIFGGSGKSSNTSDEEFYGDVYILDTETYAWIKPVTLGTPPAKRSSHTCSSWKNQIIVIGGEDSYGHYFSDVHILDADTLGWRKLNTSGEILPPQAGHTTVSLGTKLFVFGGFSDSTLQNDIYMLDVDTGVWTKVMTVGERPSPRFSVAGDSLDPEKSDALVFLGGCNKNLDALDDMYYLHTGTERENDRDEQHVGKLSLTKQLKIKCKEKKLFANPANADCYQPTPMPSIPDTSLREDHTPQKRTFHAMITNSFPIGYAIETIIDGKLLRGVVFSDASSSNHANDNSKRKKVALEINPVNLNGNEKQSSETARPGMKDKVDEKPADVTGTNREAAAVSSMGSLAPSDMFLHSEDRSSGKMIGSAEEKDGLYCLSITAAGSWKLELFFNGRP
- the LOC127790679 gene encoding uncharacterized protein LOC127790679 isoform X7, yielding MRWEKLQSNQEKGPTPTPGPGKRWGHSCNAIRGGSLLYVFGGHTNDSSQTNQLHIFHTATRTWSEPVVKGTPPAPRDSHSCTAVGDNLFVFGGTDGTNPLNDLQILDTSTNTWSSPIVRGEMPEARESHSAALIGKWVFIFGGSGKSSNTSDEEFYGDVYILDTETYAWIKPVTLGTPPAKRSSHTCSSWKNQIIVIGGEDSYGHYFSDVHILDADTLGWRKLNTSGEILPPQAGHTTVSLGTKLFVFGGFSDSTLQNDIYMLDVDTGVWTKVMTVGERPSPRFSVAGDSLDPEKSDALVFLGGCNKNLDALDDMYYLHTGTERENDRDEQHVGKLSLTKQLKIKCKEKKLFANPANADCYQPTPMPSIPDTSLREDHTPQKRTFHAMITNSFPIGYAIETIIDGKLLRGVVFSDASSSNHANDNSKRKKVALEINPVNLNGNEKQSSETARPGMKDKVDEKPADVTGTNREAAAVSSMGSLAPSDMFLHSEMFIHMHQS
- the LOC127790679 gene encoding uncharacterized protein LOC127790679 isoform X8, with the translated sequence MRWEKLQSNQEKGPTPTPGPGKRWGHSCNAIRGGSLLYVFGGHTNDSSQTNQLHIFHTATRTWSEPVVKGTPPAPRDSHSCTAVGDNLFVFGGTDGTNPLNDLQILDTSTNTWSSPIVRGEMPEARESHSAALIGKWVFIFGGSGKSSNTSDEEFYGDVYILDTETYAWIKPVTLGTPPAKRSSHTCSSWKNQIIVIGGEDSYGHYFSDVHILDADTLGWRKLNTSGEILPPQAGHTTVSLGTKLFVFGGFSDSTLQNDIYMLDVDTGVWTKVMTVGERPSPRFSVAGDSLDPEKSDALVFLGGCNKNLDALDDMYYLHTGTERENDRDEQHVGKLSLTKQLKIKCKEKKLFANPANADCYQPTPMPSIPDTSLREDHTPQKRTFHAMITNSFPIGYAIETIIDGKLLRGVVFSDASSSNHANDNSKRKKVALEINPVNLNGNEKQSSETARPGMKDKVDEKPADVTGTNREAAAVSSMGSLAPSDMFLHSEISLSNY